In one Capricornis sumatraensis isolate serow.1 chromosome 1, serow.2, whole genome shotgun sequence genomic region, the following are encoded:
- the ADAMTS1 gene encoding A disintegrin and metalloproteinase with thrombospondin motifs 1, protein MQRAVRAGFRKRTAGGNMGHAAPRARGLQPAPPPLLLLAAAAALLVVPGARGRPAEEDEELVLPALERDPGLRTAHLRLDAFGRQLSLELQEDRGFLAPGFTLQTMGRRPEPDVLRSDPVGDLAHCFYSGTVNGDPSSAAALSLCEGVRGAFYLQGEEYFIQPAPAAATLSLAPAAAAAAAGEQQPARPQFHLLRRRRRGDGGAKCGVLDDETQLAGGAGPEGEDATVQWAPQDRAPQRPGHRTGIGNLRKKRFVSSPRYVETMLVADQSMAEFHGTELKHYLLTLFSVAARLYKHPSIRNSVSLVVVKILVIYEDKKGPEVTSNAALTLRNFCRWQRQHNPPSDRDEEHYDTAILFTRQDLCGVQTCDTLGIADVGTICDPNRSCSVIEDDGLQAAFTTAHELGHVFNMPHDDAKQCAGINGVNQDSHMMASMLTKLDHNEPWSPCSASMITTFLDNGHGECLMDEPQRLIQLPSDLPGALYSASRQCELTFGQGSRHCPDAASTCTTLWCTGTSGGLLMCQTKHFPWADGTSCGEGKWCVNGQCLNQTNKEHFDTPVHGSWGPWGPWGDCSRTCGGGVQYTMRKCDNPVPKNGGRYCEGKRVRYRSCNIEDCPKNNGKTFRLEQCEAHNEFSKASFGSRPAVEWIPKYAGVSPKDRCKLICQAKGTGYFFVLQPKVVDGTPCSPDSTSVCVQGQCVKAGCDRIIDSKKKFDKCGVCGGNGSTCKKISGSVTSARPGYHDIVTIPTGATNVEVKQRNQRGSRNNGSFLAIKAADGTYILNGNFTLSTLEQDITHKGTVLRYSGSSAALERIRSFSPLMEPLTIQVLMVGSALRPKIKYTYFVKKKKESFNAIPTFSEWVIEEWGECSKSCGLGVQRRLVECRDINGQPASECAKEVKPASTRPCVNLPCPRWQLGDWSPCSKTCGKGYKKRTLQCLSHDGGVLSHESCDPLKKPKHYIDFCTMAECS, encoded by the exons TTCTGCTCCTCGCCGCGGCCGCGGCGCTGCTGGTCGTGCCGGGCGCGCGCGGGCGCCCCGCCGAGGAGGACGAGGAGCTGGTGCTGCCGGCGCTGGAGCGCGACCCGGGACTCAGGACCGCGCACCTCCGCCTGGACGCCTTCGGTCGGCAGCTGAGCCTGGAGCTGCAGGAGGACCGCGGCTTCCTGGCACCCGGCTTCACGCTCCAGACTATGGGACGCAGACCCGAGCCGGACGTGCTGCGTTCTGATCCGGTGGGCGACCTGGCGCACTGCTTCTACTCTGGCACGGTCAACGGCGACCCCAGTTCCGCCGCGGCGCTCAGCCTCTGCGAGGGCGTGCGCGGCGCCTTCTACCTGCAGGGCGAGGAGTACTTCATCCAACCTGCGCCCGCCGCCGCCACCTTGAGCCtggcccccgccgccgccgccgccgcagctgGGGAGCAGCAGCCCGCGCGGCCGCAGTTCCATCTCCTGCGGCGAAGGCGGAGGGGCGACGGCGGCGCCAAGTGCGGGGTCTTGGATGACGAGACCCAGCTGGCGGGGGGCGCGGGGCCAGAGGGCGAGGACGCCACTGTGCAGTGGGCGCCGCAGGACCGAGCGCCCCAGCGCCCGGGACACAGAACAG GAATTGGAAACCTAAGAAAGAAGCGATTTGTGTCCAGCCCCCGCTATGTGGAAACGATGCTTGTGGCTGACCAGTCCATGGCCGAGTTCCACGGCACTGAGCTAAAGCACTACCTTCTGACCTTGTTCTCCGTGGCGGCCCGGTTATACAAACACCCCAGCATTCGGAATTCAGTGAGCCTGGTGGTGGTAAAGATCCTGGTCATCTACGAGGACAAGAAGGGCCCAGAAGTGACTTCCAACGCTGCCCTCACGCTGCGGAACTTCTGCCGTTGGCAGAGACAGCACAACCCGCCCAGTGACCGGGATGAGGAGCACTATGACACCGCGATTCTATTCACCAGACAG GACCTGTGTGGTGTCCAGACGTGTGATACTCTTGGGATAGCGGATGTTGGAACTATATGTGATCCCAACAGAAGCTGCTCGGTCATAGAGGATGATGGCTTACAAGCCGCCTTCACTACTGCTCATGAATTAG GCCACGTGTTTAACATGCCCCATGATGATGCCAAGCAATGCGCCGGCATTAATGGTGTCAACCAGGATTCCCACATGATGGCATCAATGCTTACCAAACTGGACCACAACGAGCCCTGGTCTCCCTGCAGTGCCTCCATGATTACAACATTTCTGGATAATGGTCATG GTGAATGTTTGATGGACGAGCCCCAGCGCCTCATACAGCTCCCCTCCGATCTCCCCGGGGCCTTGTACAGTGCCAGCCGACAGTGCGAGCTCACATTTGGACAGGGGTCCAGACACTGCCCGGACGCGGCCAGCACTTGCACGACCCTCTGGTGCACGGGCACCTCTGGCGGATTGCTGATGTGCCAGACCAAACACTTCCCCTGGGCCGATGGCACCAGCTGCGGAGAGGGGAAATGGTGTGTCAACGGCCAGTGCCTGAACCAGACCAACAAGGAACATTTTGAT ACCCCTGTTCATGGAAGCTGGGGGCCGTGggggccctggggagactgctCGAGAACGTGTGGTGGTGGAGTTCAGTATACGATGAGGAAGTGTGACAACCCCGTGCCGAAGAACGGAGGAAGATACTGCGAGGGCAAGCGCGTGCGCTACAGATCCTGCAACATTGAGGACTGCCCGAAGAATAACG GAAAAACCTTTAGGCTGGAACAGTGTGAGGCACACAATGAATTCTCCAAAGCTTCCTTTGGCAGCAGGCCCGCAGTGGAGTGGATACCCAAATATGCAGGAGTCTCACCCAAGGACAGGTGCAAGCTTATCTGTCAAGCCAAAGGCACAGGCTATTTCTTCGTTTTGCAGCCCAAG GTGGTGGATGGCACCCCATGTAGCCCAGATTCCACCTCCGTCTGTGTGCAAGGACAGTGCGTAAAAGCTGGCTGTGATCGCATCATAGACTCCAAAAAGAAGTTCGATAAATGTGGCGTCTGTGGAGGAAATGGATCTACATGCAAGAAAATATCAGGATCAGTTACCAGTGCAAG ACCCGGCTACCATGATATCGTCACAATTCCAACCGGAGCCACAAACGTTGAAGTGAAGCAACGGAATCAGAGGGGATCCAGGAATAACGGGAGCTTCCTGGCCATCAAAGCTGCCGATGGCACATATATCCTGAATGGCAACTTCACTCTGTCCACTTTAGAGCAAGACATCACACACAAAGGTACTGTCCTGAGGTACAGTGGCTCCTCGGCGGCACTGGAAAGAATTCGAAGCTTCAGCCCTCTCATGGAGCCCTTAACCATCCAAGTCCTGATGGTGGGCAGTGCCCTCCGACCCAAAATTAAATACACCTATTTcgtgaagaagaagaaggaatctTTCAACGCCATTCCTACTTTCTCGGAGTGGGTCATTGAAGAGTGGGGTGAGTGTTCCAAGTCTTGTGGGCTGGGTGTACAGAGAAGGCTCGTGGAGTGCCGGGACATCAACGGACAGCCTGCTTCAGAGTGCGCCAAGGAAGTGAAGCCGGCCAGCACCAGACCTTGTGTGAACCTGCCTTGCCCCCGCTGGCAGCTGGGGGACTGGTCGCCTTGTTCCAAGACTTGCGGGAAGGGTTACAAAAAGAGAACCTTGCAGTGTCTGTCCCATGATGGAGGGGTGTTGTCTCATGAGAGCTGTGATCCTTTAAAGAAACCTAAACACTACATAGACTTCTGCACAATGGCAGAGTGCAGTTAA